The Candidatus Omnitrophota bacterium region GTAAGGGATCGCTCCATGAAAAAGTTTTTTCCGTGGAAACCTAAAGAATCTGTGATTCGAAAATTTCGTGGAATTCGAACCTTTTCGTGGATTCGTGATTCAATAACGCAAAAAAAAGATATCCTCTCTGCTCTTTTGAAAGGTTCTTCCAATTGGCGACGGAATACCAACGCTGAAAGTGAAAGAACATTGACTGCGTAACATGAGTTATGATAACGCCTAAAAGAAACGCTATAAACAAAATCGATCCACATATGACGAACATTCCAAAACCGCCCCGGATTCTTATCGCTGACGATCAAGCGGACGTGCTGACCGCTTTGCGCCTTTTGTTGAAGAGCGAGGGTTTTTCCATCCACGAGGCGCAATCGCCGCAAGCGGCTTTGAAGGCAGCGGAAGAAGAGGATTTCGACGTCGTCCTGATGGACATGAACTATACGCGCGACACCACCTCCGGCGAGGAGGGCTTAGACTTGCTGCGGCGGCTGCGCGAGTTGGACGACGCCCTTTCCGTGGTGGTCATTACCGGCTGGGGCAGCATCGAACTGGCGGTGGAGGCGATGAAGCGCGGGGCGCGCGATTTCATCCAGAAGCCATGGGAGAATGCGCGGCTGCTCACCGTTCTCCGGACGCAAACGGAATTGAGCCGCGCTTTGCGCGATGGTAAGCGCCTGCAAGCCGTTAACCAGGCGCTGGGCGGCGAGAAGAGTTCCGATATGATCGCCATGTCGCCCGCTATGAAGACGGTATTGGAAATCATGGAGCGCGTCGCGCCTACCGACGTCCATGTATTGATTCTCGGCGAAAACGGGACGGGCAAGGGCGTCGCCGCCAGGGCGCTTCACGCCGCATCGAGACGCGCCGACAAGCCGTTGATTACGGTCAACGCCGGCGGGCTTTCTCAGGGCGTGTTCGCCAGCGAGTTGTTCGGCCATGTCAAGGGAGCGTTTACCGACGCCAAATGCGACCGGGCGGGGCGATTCGAACTAGCCGACGGAGGCACTATCTTTTTGGATGAAATCGCCAATATTCCCCTTAGCGAGCAAGCCAAACTGCTGCGGGTTCTGGAAACGGGCGAGTTCGAGCGAGTTGGTTCGTCAAAAACCCGGCGCGTTGATGTCCGCATTCTTTCCGCCACTAACGCCAATTTGCAGGCTGAGGCGGACGCGGGCCGCTTCCGGCAGGATTTGCTATTTCGCCTGAATACGGTGGAAATCGAACTGCCGCCGCTGCGGGAGCGGCCTGAAGATATTCACGCGCTGGCGCTGCATTTTCTCAAACGCTACTCCCAACGCTACCGCAAGCATATTGCGCATATTCAAGACGATGCGCTGGAACTATTGCAAACGTACCGCTGGCCGGGAAACGTCCGCGAATTGGATCACGCCATCGAACGCGCGGTATTGATGGCGAAGAAGAGTTTTATTCAAATCGGCGATTTATCCTTACGCGCCGAAGGCGGAAGCGAGCACAGTCTGATGGACATGAGTTTGGAAGAAGTCGAATGCTTTTTGATAAAAAAAACGATGGCGCGGCATAGCGGCAACGTCAGCCACACCGCTAAGGCGCTGGGCATGAGCCGTCCGGCGCTGTATCGCCGATTGGAAAAGTATGGCTTTTGAAGATTCCATCTATTCTCAAAAATCCACTAGCCGCCCGCACAATCCAAGCGCGAAGCGGCGCATGCCCTACGAAACGCGCCTTTTGCTGCTGGCGCTGGGCGCGGGGCTTCCCGGCTCGGCGTTTTCCCTGATTCTGATTTGGACGGGCGGTTACAGCCTCAAGGTGGAATTGACCGTCACGCTGTTTGTGATTCTCTTTTGGTTCGGATTCGCGCTGGCGGCGCAAGAGAGCATTGTTACGACGCTGCGCACTTTATCCAATCTGTTGGCCGCTTTTCACGAAGGCGATTACTCCCTGCGCGCCATTCAAGGAAGTTGCGACGACGTTTTGCGCGAGGTAGCCTCGGAAATCAACGTACTCGGCAACGTGCTGCGCCAGCAGCGTTTAAGCGCCGTCGAAGCCGCCTCCTTGCTGCGCAAAGTGATGGACGAAATCGACGTGGCGGTAATGGCGTTCGACGAGGATTCCAAACTGCGCCTGGTCAATCAAAGAGCGCAACAGCTGCTGAACAAGCCCGTGGAAGCGTTGTTGGGACGCACATCCGATGAATTAGGAGCGGCGAAAACGTTGGAAGGCGAAGCGCCGCGCCTCATCGAACTATCCATGCCCGGCGCCGTTGGACGCTGGGAATTGCGGCGCGGAGAGTTTCGTTTGCAGGGGAAGCCGCATCGGCTGATCGTGCTCTCCGATCTCACCCGCGCTCTGCGCGAGGAAGAGCGGCAAGCGTGGAAGCGGCTAGTGCAGGTGCTGCGCCATGAGATCAACAACTCCCTGGCGCCGATTCATTCGCTGGCCGACAGCCTGCGCGCGCTCATGGCTCGCGAGAGGCGTCCGGAGGATTGGGAAGAAGACTTGCGGCAAGGGCTTGACGTGATCCGCGACCGTTCCGAAGGTCTCAACCGCTTCATGGCCTCCTACAGCCGTCTGACCAAATTGCCCAAACCGCGTTTTACGCCCGTGGATGTGGCGGAATGGGCGCAGCGGGCGGTCAACCTCGAACCCCATCCCGCCGTCGTTATCGATCCCGGCCCGCCGGTTCTCATCTTGGCGGATAAAGATCAACTCGATCAGGCTTTGATTAACCTCATCAAAAACGCGGTGGAAGCGGTTCAAGAGGCGGAGGGCAGAGTACGCCTCACCTGGTCGGTTCTTGCCAAGCCTTCGCCTCATGTGGAAATCATCGTGGAAGACGAGGGGAGCGGCATATTGAATCCCGAAAATCTATTCGTTCCCTTCTTTACCACGAAGCCGCAGGGATCGGGTTTAGGGCTTATGATCAGCCGCCAGATCGCCGAAGCCCACAACGGCGCCTTGACGCTCGAAAACCGCCGCGGCCGTTCCGGCTGCATCGCCCGGCTGCGTCTGCCGATCCAGAGATAAAAGTTAATGATGAGTGATGAATGAAAAGCCCTGCCGCCCTGCCGTTAAAACGGCTAGTGTTGTTTGCCCCTTTAAAGGGGCATTTGATAATAGCCTTTCAAGGCTGGGATGACGACTTGCCCCTGCCGCCCCGTTTTTTAAGCGCATTTATTTTTCATCATTCATCATTCATCATTCATCATTCATCATTCATCATTCATCATTCCTCATTCCTCATTCCTCATTCATCATTTAAAAAAGTTTTTCTTCGTGAAATCCAAATCATCCATGAAATCCGCGATTCAAAAAAGCGGCAAGAGAAAAGTTAAGGTACTGTTCATGAACGTTTCATTAACTTGTGAGTAAAGACTATTGCAGAGGGAGTGGGGATGGAATTGCTTACCATGAGAGGCTAATAGAAAAAAAACAATTATCTCATCCCCTTCCCATTCTTTTATCCTTTCCTTTTTTCTACAATGAATTGCCGATGCAATTTTTTCATTACTTTCAAAACGAAGAAAGGACAAAAACGTGAAAATCAAGTTCGGTTTAGCGCTGCTCATATCGATTGGCTGCGTTTGCGCGCCCGCTTGGACGGCAACCAGCAATACCGGCAACAATCCCGCCTTCTTGATTATGGATATCGTTTCCAATACTTATGCCAATATGTCGCCGAATACGCTTGATGTGGGCGTCGATATTGGCGCCGACGGAACATATGACTATTGGATGTCGGAAGATCCCTTTCAAGTCAAGATCGACAATGTAAAAGGGACCTCCAGCCAAGTCGCGCCCGACGCTTGGAGAACCGTAATCGTCAATCTGGATCGATATGCCGGGCAAAAGGCCAAAATCAAAATCGTCGACAACAGCGATAAGTCTTTCATCGC contains the following coding sequences:
- a CDS encoding sigma-54 dependent transcriptional regulator — translated: MTNIPKPPRILIADDQADVLTALRLLLKSEGFSIHEAQSPQAALKAAEEEDFDVVLMDMNYTRDTTSGEEGLDLLRRLRELDDALSVVVITGWGSIELAVEAMKRGARDFIQKPWENARLLTVLRTQTELSRALRDGKRLQAVNQALGGEKSSDMIAMSPAMKTVLEIMERVAPTDVHVLILGENGTGKGVAARALHAASRRADKPLITVNAGGLSQGVFASELFGHVKGAFTDAKCDRAGRFELADGGTIFLDEIANIPLSEQAKLLRVLETGEFERVGSSKTRRVDVRILSATNANLQAEADAGRFRQDLLFRLNTVEIELPPLRERPEDIHALALHFLKRYSQRYRKHIAHIQDDALELLQTYRWPGNVRELDHAIERAVLMAKKSFIQIGDLSLRAEGGSEHSLMDMSLEEVECFLIKKTMARHSGNVSHTAKALGMSRPALYRRLEKYGF
- a CDS encoding ATP-binding protein, with protein sequence MAFEDSIYSQKSTSRPHNPSAKRRMPYETRLLLLALGAGLPGSAFSLILIWTGGYSLKVELTVTLFVILFWFGFALAAQESIVTTLRTLSNLLAAFHEGDYSLRAIQGSCDDVLREVASEINVLGNVLRQQRLSAVEAASLLRKVMDEIDVAVMAFDEDSKLRLVNQRAQQLLNKPVEALLGRTSDELGAAKTLEGEAPRLIELSMPGAVGRWELRRGEFRLQGKPHRLIVLSDLTRALREEERQAWKRLVQVLRHEINNSLAPIHSLADSLRALMARERRPEDWEEDLRQGLDVIRDRSEGLNRFMASYSRLTKLPKPRFTPVDVAEWAQRAVNLEPHPAVVIDPGPPVLILADKDQLDQALINLIKNAVEAVQEAEGRVRLTWSVLAKPSPHVEIIVEDEGSGILNPENLFVPFFTTKPQGSGLGLMISRQIAEAHNGALTLENRRGRSGCIARLRLPIQR